A window of Pseudodesulfovibrio hydrargyri contains these coding sequences:
- the ribB gene encoding 3,4-dihydroxy-2-butanone-4-phosphate synthase, translating to MDQPILKQFGGPISRVEKALKSLRKGSGVLVTDNADRENEGDLIFSAKTLTNEHMAMLIRECSGIVCLCMTEEKINSLGLPMMVENNTSAFNTAFTISIEAAKGVTTGVSAADRLTTVKAAAAPDAVPADLASPGHVFPLCAKPGGVLERGGHTEATVDLSRLAGLGPCGVLAELTNADGTMAKLHEIVAFALKHQMAMCTVQDIIAYREHIGDIHAEMVMPEDSSAVAKPTAMFPSGAFASSRSDRP from the coding sequence ATGGATCAGCCAATCCTCAAACAGTTCGGCGGCCCCATCTCGCGGGTCGAAAAAGCGCTCAAGTCCCTGCGCAAGGGCAGCGGAGTGCTGGTCACGGACAATGCGGACCGGGAAAACGAGGGCGACCTCATCTTCTCGGCCAAGACCCTGACCAATGAGCATATGGCCATGCTCATCCGCGAATGCAGCGGCATCGTCTGCCTGTGCATGACCGAAGAGAAGATCAATTCGCTCGGCCTGCCCATGATGGTCGAAAACAACACCAGCGCCTTCAACACGGCCTTCACCATCTCCATCGAGGCGGCCAAAGGCGTGACCACCGGCGTGTCCGCGGCGGACCGGTTGACCACGGTTAAGGCGGCTGCGGCCCCGGACGCCGTGCCGGCCGACCTGGCCAGCCCGGGCCACGTGTTTCCGCTGTGCGCCAAGCCCGGCGGGGTGCTCGAGCGCGGCGGCCACACAGAGGCCACCGTGGACCTGAGCCGTCTGGCCGGACTCGGGCCGTGCGGCGTGCTCGCCGAGCTGACCAACGCGGACGGGACCATGGCCAAGCTGCACGAGATCGTGGCCTTTGCCCTCAAGCACCAGATGGCCATGTGCACGGTCCAGGACATCATCGCCTACCGCGAGCACATCGGCGACATCCACGCCGAGATGGTCATGCCCGAGGACTCGTCCGCCGTGGCCAAGCCCACCGCGATGTTCCCCAGCGGAGCCTTCGCTTCGAGCCGCTCGGACAGGCCGTAG
- the hypB gene encoding hydrogenase nickel incorporation protein HypB: protein MSKEVTIVRNVLEANDRLADELQKNFRVKKILCLNLMSSPGAGKTTLLERTLSDLRDEFKMAVIEGDLQTDNDAQRVAATGAQAVQINTEGGCHLDSGMVMDALKAIDTEGLDILFVENVGNLVCPAEFNVGEDYKVTLLSVAEGDDKPEKYPFMFHISAVMLLNKVDLLPYVDFDLKKAENHAKKLNKDIEVMPISARTGENLEQWYDWLRKKRAEKL, encoded by the coding sequence ATGTCCAAGGAAGTGACCATAGTCCGCAACGTGCTCGAGGCCAACGACCGCCTGGCGGACGAACTGCAGAAGAATTTCCGGGTCAAGAAGATCCTGTGCCTGAACCTGATGAGTTCGCCCGGCGCGGGCAAGACCACCCTGCTCGAACGGACCCTGAGCGACCTGCGCGACGAGTTCAAGATGGCCGTCATCGAGGGCGACCTGCAGACCGACAACGACGCCCAGCGCGTGGCCGCCACCGGGGCCCAGGCCGTGCAGATCAACACCGAGGGCGGCTGCCATCTGGATTCCGGCATGGTCATGGACGCGCTCAAGGCCATCGACACCGAGGGCCTGGACATCCTGTTCGTGGAGAACGTGGGCAACCTGGTCTGCCCGGCCGAGTTCAACGTGGGCGAGGACTACAAGGTCACCCTGCTGTCCGTGGCCGAGGGCGACGACAAACCCGAGAAATACCCGTTCATGTTCCACATCTCCGCGGTCATGCTCCTGAACAAGGTGGACCTGCTGCCCTACGTGGACTTCGACCTGAAAAAGGCCGAGAACCACGCCAAGAAGCTGAACAAGGACATCGAGGTCATGCCCATCTCCGCGCGCACCGGCGAAAATCTGGAGCAGTGGTACGACTGGCTCAGGAAAAAGCGCGCCGAGAAGCTCTAA
- the ilvD gene encoding dihydroxy-acid dehydratase, whose amino-acid sequence MRSKKMTGGLEKAPHRSLLYASGLSKEEMDRPLIGVCNAQNEIIPGHVHLDTIAEAVKAGIRMAGGTPLEFPAIGVCDGLAMNHEGMRMSLPSREIIADSVEIMATAHPFDAIVCIPNCDKIVPGMLMAMLRLNIPAVLVSGGPMLAGHKKTSDLITVFEGVGKVRAGKMTEEELEEYTAGACPTCGSCAGMFTANSMNCMAESIGLALPGNGTIPAVMSARIRLAKKAGMQVMEMFERDIRPRDIVTEKSVHNAVTMDMALGCSTNTTLHLPALFAEADLDLSLQMFNEISMKTPNLCKLAPAGPHYMQDLEESGGIPGVMSELVKKDLLNLDVMTVTGKTLGENLKDLDAKVTNHTIVRPIGEPYSKEGGIAILYGNIAPEGCCVKQSAVAPEMMRNTGVARVFNSEEEAVSAILGNEIKPGDVVVILYEGPKGGPGMREMLTPTSAISGMGLGESVALITDGRFSGGTRGAAIGHISPEAAAGGPVGLIREGDRIEIDIPARKINLLVDDAELEERKKTHKPVVKEIKSPFLRRYAKLVTSASRGAVYEK is encoded by the coding sequence ATGCGTAGCAAGAAGATGACTGGTGGATTGGAGAAGGCCCCGCACCGTTCGCTGCTGTATGCGAGCGGGTTGTCCAAGGAAGAGATGGACAGGCCCCTGATCGGCGTATGCAACGCCCAGAACGAGATCATTCCCGGTCATGTCCATCTGGATACCATCGCCGAGGCCGTCAAGGCGGGCATCCGCATGGCGGGCGGCACCCCGCTCGAGTTCCCGGCCATCGGCGTGTGCGACGGCCTGGCCATGAACCATGAGGGCATGAGGATGTCCCTGCCCAGCCGCGAGATCATCGCCGACTCGGTGGAGATCATGGCCACGGCGCACCCGTTCGACGCCATCGTCTGCATCCCCAACTGCGACAAGATCGTGCCCGGCATGCTCATGGCCATGCTCCGCCTGAACATCCCGGCCGTGCTCGTGTCCGGCGGCCCCATGCTGGCCGGGCACAAGAAGACCTCGGACCTGATCACCGTGTTCGAGGGCGTGGGCAAGGTCCGCGCGGGCAAGATGACCGAGGAGGAGTTGGAGGAATACACGGCGGGCGCGTGTCCCACCTGCGGCTCGTGCGCGGGCATGTTCACGGCCAACTCCATGAACTGCATGGCCGAGTCCATCGGCCTGGCCCTGCCCGGCAACGGGACCATCCCGGCGGTCATGTCCGCCCGCATCCGTCTGGCCAAGAAGGCGGGCATGCAGGTCATGGAGATGTTCGAGCGCGACATCCGGCCGCGCGACATCGTCACCGAAAAGTCGGTGCACAACGCGGTGACCATGGATATGGCGCTGGGCTGTTCGACCAACACCACCCTGCATCTGCCCGCCCTGTTCGCCGAGGCGGATCTCGATCTTTCGCTTCAGATGTTCAACGAAATCAGCATGAAGACGCCCAACCTGTGCAAGCTCGCCCCGGCCGGTCCGCACTACATGCAGGACCTCGAGGAGTCCGGCGGCATCCCGGGCGTCATGAGCGAGCTGGTCAAGAAGGACCTGCTCAACCTCGACGTCATGACCGTGACCGGCAAGACGTTGGGCGAGAACCTCAAGGACCTGGACGCCAAGGTGACCAACCACACCATCGTCCGGCCCATCGGCGAGCCGTACTCCAAAGAGGGCGGCATCGCCATCCTGTACGGCAACATCGCGCCCGAGGGCTGTTGCGTGAAGCAGTCCGCCGTGGCCCCGGAGATGATGCGAAACACCGGCGTGGCCCGGGTCTTCAACAGCGAGGAGGAGGCCGTGTCCGCCATCCTGGGCAACGAGATCAAGCCCGGGGACGTGGTTGTCATCCTGTACGAAGGACCCAAGGGCGGCCCGGGCATGCGCGAGATGCTCACCCCCACCTCGGCCATCTCCGGCATGGGGCTGGGCGAGTCCGTGGCGCTGATCACCGACGGCCGGTTCTCGGGTGGCACGCGTGGCGCGGCCATCGGCCACATCTCCCCGGAAGCCGCCGCGGGCGGCCCGGTGGGACTGATCCGCGAGGGCGATCGCATCGAGATCGACATCCCGGCCCGCAAGATCAACCTGCTGGTGGACGATGCCGAGCTCGAAGAACGCAAAAAGACCCACAAGCCCGTGGTCAAGGAGATCAAGTCGCCGTTCCTGCGGCGCTACGCCAAGCTGGTCACCTCGGCCTCGCGCGGCGCGGTCTACGAAAAGTAA
- a CDS encoding FAD-dependent oxidoreductase: MSAQKIVVIGGSAAGPKAAARARRLDAEAEVTLLQKAPELSMASCGYPYYIGGDFDERDSLLATPTGVVRDPAFFAAAKGVNAKVNTEVTAIDRENRTVSGIDLGSGETSTVEYDKLILCTGANPRRPPIPGIDLDGVCSLSEMRDADRLRGLVDAGRVKNAVIVGGGLIGIEVCEALTKSGMNVSVVEMLSQLLTFLDWEMAKLVEKHVASKGVTVHTDNGVAEFLGEGGKLTGVRLKDGTTVPCELAVVSIGVVPNADLARDAGLAIGSFGGVTVDEYMRTSDPNIYAAGDCVEINHRITGKKVFAPYGDLANLEARVAADNMVLGDARTFPGTVNSGICKVFDLSAGATGLSERRARDEGFEVVTATNASLDRPGFMGARLLVSKMVADARTGRILGFQCVGPGEVNRQLAEAAMAVMNGNTVLDVNTADLPYAPPFSLAIDHFITTAHILDNKMCGRMTGIGNAEVKARLDNGEKPFILDVRAPGEFEAMRLNVGETLIPLGALRNAQDKLPVDKDAEIIAFCKISMRGYEAQRILEARGWTNVKVMEGGIMAWPFHVDMGR; encoded by the coding sequence ATGAGTGCACAAAAGATCGTTGTCATAGGCGGCTCCGCCGCCGGACCCAAAGCCGCCGCGCGGGCCAGGCGTCTGGACGCCGAGGCCGAAGTGACCCTGTTGCAGAAGGCCCCGGAATTGTCCATGGCCTCGTGCGGCTATCCCTACTACATCGGAGGCGACTTCGATGAGAGAGACTCGCTGCTGGCCACGCCCACGGGCGTGGTGCGCGATCCCGCGTTCTTCGCCGCCGCCAAGGGCGTGAACGCAAAGGTGAATACGGAAGTGACCGCCATCGACCGCGAAAACAGGACCGTGTCCGGCATCGACCTGGGCAGCGGAGAGACATCCACCGTGGAGTACGACAAGCTCATTCTCTGCACCGGCGCCAACCCGCGCCGCCCGCCCATCCCGGGCATCGACCTGGACGGCGTGTGCTCGCTGTCCGAGATGCGCGACGCGGACAGGCTGCGCGGCCTGGTGGACGCGGGCCGGGTCAAGAACGCCGTCATCGTGGGCGGCGGGCTGATCGGCATCGAGGTCTGCGAGGCCCTGACCAAATCCGGGATGAACGTCAGCGTGGTGGAGATGCTCTCCCAGCTGCTCACGTTCCTGGATTGGGAAATGGCCAAGCTGGTCGAGAAGCACGTGGCCTCCAAGGGCGTGACCGTGCACACCGACAACGGCGTGGCCGAGTTCCTGGGCGAAGGCGGCAAGTTGACCGGAGTCCGGCTCAAGGACGGCACGACGGTTCCCTGCGAACTGGCTGTGGTCTCCATCGGCGTGGTCCCCAACGCGGACCTGGCGCGCGATGCGGGCCTGGCCATCGGCTCCTTCGGCGGCGTCACCGTGGACGAGTACATGCGCACGTCCGATCCGAACATATATGCGGCGGGCGATTGCGTGGAGATCAACCACCGCATCACCGGCAAGAAGGTCTTCGCCCCCTACGGCGACCTGGCCAACCTGGAGGCTCGTGTGGCCGCGGACAACATGGTTCTGGGCGATGCGCGGACCTTTCCCGGCACGGTGAACAGCGGCATCTGCAAGGTCTTCGACCTGTCCGCCGGGGCCACCGGCCTGTCCGAAAGGCGGGCCCGGGACGAGGGCTTCGAGGTGGTCACGGCCACCAACGCCAGCCTGGACCGGCCCGGCTTCATGGGCGCGCGTCTGCTGGTCTCCAAGATGGTGGCCGACGCCAGGACCGGCCGCATCCTGGGCTTCCAGTGCGTGGGCCCGGGCGAGGTCAACCGCCAGCTGGCCGAGGCGGCCATGGCCGTCATGAACGGCAACACGGTCCTGGACGTGAACACCGCGGACCTGCCCTACGCGCCGCCGTTCTCCCTGGCCATCGACCACTTCATCACCACGGCCCACATCCTGGACAACAAGATGTGCGGCCGGATGACCGGCATCGGCAACGCCGAGGTCAAGGCCAGGCTGGACAACGGCGAGAAGCCGTTCATCCTGGACGTGCGCGCCCCGGGCGAGTTCGAGGCCATGCGCCTTAACGTGGGGGAGACCCTCATCCCCCTGGGCGCGTTGCGCAACGCCCAGGACAAGCTGCCCGTGGACAAGGACGCGGAGATCATCGCCTTCTGCAAGATCTCCATGCGCGGCTACGAGGCCCAGCGCATCCTCGAGGCCCGTGGGTGGACCAACGTCAAGGTCATGGAGGGCGGCATCATGGCCTGGCCCTTCCACGTGGACATGGGCCGCTAG
- a CDS encoding hydrogenase maturation nickel metallochaperone HypA/HybF: protein MHEMSIVESILGILREEMVKYDGQKLKKVTLKNGRLAGVVTESLQFAWEALIPGGEFDGAELEIIEVPVKVACGECGEVFSPEHTRCMPCPKCEALLGHKVLEGKELLIDSIEVDDQQ from the coding sequence ATGCACGAAATGTCGATTGTCGAATCCATCCTCGGCATCCTGCGCGAAGAGATGGTCAAGTACGACGGCCAGAAGCTCAAGAAGGTGACCCTCAAGAACGGCCGCTTGGCCGGGGTGGTCACCGAGTCCCTGCAATTCGCCTGGGAGGCCCTGATTCCGGGCGGCGAATTCGACGGGGCCGAACTCGAAATCATCGAGGTGCCGGTGAAGGTGGCCTGCGGCGAATGCGGAGAGGTATTCAGCCCGGAGCACACCCGGTGCATGCCCTGCCCCAAGTGCGAGGCCCTGCTGGGCCACAAGGTGCTGGAGGGCAAGGAGCTGCTCATCGACTCCATCGAAGTGGACGACCAGCAATAA
- a CDS encoding alpha/beta hydrolase family protein, producing the protein MKRLVFVPLILCLVWSAPALAGVGMTETVFRDDGRGRTLKTHIWYPCDGGQASRFAENAVFEGIDAVRDGAVRPGSYPLYVLLHGTTGNWRNLSWLAARLAENGAVVCAADHPSYTSGDADPASVLRAWDQPLDASFLAREMLRSRFKGVIAPDKVFAVGYSLGGYSALALAGARLDLRRYVAFCAENRDRSCRYFRPALPGLTEQDFESAARDLSDARFSKVVAVAPGFVESFTPASLKGIAIPALIIGGGKDRNIPPSTHFYPRFEDFPPNLAYREIPDASHFAFMQICKPGALEILAEEDATFVCMDYDGDRRAIHDRLYRYVVEFLQPEAD; encoded by the coding sequence ATGAAACGACTGGTGTTCGTCCCGCTTATCCTCTGCCTTGTCTGGTCCGCCCCCGCCCTGGCAGGTGTGGGTATGACCGAGACCGTGTTCAGGGACGACGGACGCGGCCGGACGCTGAAGACCCATATCTGGTATCCCTGCGACGGCGGCCAAGCCTCGCGCTTCGCGGAAAACGCGGTCTTCGAGGGGATCGACGCGGTCAGGGACGGGGCCGTCCGGCCCGGCAGCTATCCCCTGTACGTCCTGCTCCACGGGACCACGGGCAACTGGCGCAACCTCTCCTGGCTGGCGGCGCGACTGGCCGAAAACGGGGCCGTGGTCTGCGCGGCCGACCATCCGAGCTACACCTCGGGAGACGCCGACCCGGCCTCGGTCCTGCGCGCCTGGGACCAGCCCCTGGACGCGAGTTTTCTGGCGCGGGAGATGCTGCGCTCCCGGTTCAAGGGCGTCATCGCCCCGGACAAGGTCTTCGCCGTGGGCTACTCGCTGGGCGGCTACAGCGCCCTGGCCCTGGCCGGTGCCCGGCTCGACCTGCGCCGCTACGTCGCGTTCTGCGCCGAAAACCGTGACCGCTCATGCCGTTATTTCCGCCCCGCCCTGCCGGGCCTGACCGAACAAGACTTCGAGTCGGCCGCGCGGGACCTGTCGGACGCCCGGTTCAGCAAGGTCGTGGCCGTCGCGCCGGGATTCGTGGAGTCGTTCACGCCCGCGTCCCTCAAGGGAATCGCCATCCCGGCCCTGATCATCGGCGGGGGCAAGGACCGGAACATCCCGCCCTCCACTCACTTCTACCCCCGGTTCGAGGACTTTCCGCCCAACCTGGCCTACCGGGAGATACCCGACGCCTCGCACTTCGCCTTCATGCAGATCTGCAAGCCGGGCGCGCTGGAAATCCTGGCCGAGGAGGACGCAACGTTCGTCTGCATGGACTACGACGGCGACCGGCGGGCCATCCACGACCGGCTGTACCGCTACGTCGTGGAGTTCCTCCAGCCCGAAGCCGACTGA
- a CDS encoding DUF6946 family protein: protein MHLFFKPTQSPEDWREFLASPEKQWKKGCSAKELAYAWETAHGWPPEVAALLKSDPDFAGLEMVLAIPEHKVPLPGPGNPSQNDLFVLAGNGSGPVAVMVEGKAAEPFGQPLGQWRQGTSNGKRRRLAHLQEILGLPGELPDSVRYQLLHRTASSLIEARRFHARAATMLVHSFSPTHQWFNDFAAFLDLFGVNAKPGQLHRVSKDTEVPLYAGWATGRPAAP, encoded by the coding sequence ATGCATCTGTTTTTCAAGCCAACCCAATCCCCCGAGGACTGGCGCGAATTCCTGGCCTCCCCCGAAAAACAATGGAAAAAAGGCTGCTCCGCCAAGGAGCTGGCCTATGCGTGGGAGACCGCCCACGGCTGGCCGCCCGAGGTGGCCGCCCTGCTCAAAAGCGACCCCGACTTCGCCGGTCTGGAGATGGTCCTGGCCATCCCCGAACACAAGGTCCCCCTGCCGGGACCGGGCAATCCGTCGCAAAACGACCTCTTCGTCCTGGCCGGAAACGGGTCCGGGCCGGTGGCGGTCATGGTCGAGGGCAAGGCGGCGGAACCCTTCGGCCAGCCGCTGGGCCAGTGGCGGCAGGGCACCTCAAACGGCAAGCGGCGACGGCTCGCCCACCTGCAGGAGATCCTCGGCCTGCCGGGCGAGTTGCCGGACTCGGTCCGCTACCAGCTGCTGCACCGCACGGCCTCGTCGCTCATCGAGGCCCGCCGCTTCCACGCCCGGGCCGCCACCATGCTGGTCCACTCCTTCAGCCCCACCCACCAGTGGTTCAACGACTTCGCGGCCTTCCTGGACCTCTTCGGGGTCAACGCCAAGCCCGGCCAGCTCCACCGCGTATCAAAAGACACCGAGGTCCCCCTGTACGCGGGCTGGGCCACGGGCAGGCCCGCCGCGCCCTGA
- a CDS encoding methyl-accepting chemotaxis protein, with amino-acid sequence MKLSNIGIGQRLVAVLALLLLAMVVFFLVWVSIGTKNLTLSVVQKTLGQNTRSVTATLDGWIDDRMRFLGLAASSDEVVEAASDGDWRRAEAWLLKAQAQDPMLESLFVHDAKGVSVVTTNPGGRGKDYRSRPYYKAIITEGRDEYISEVTLSPATNKPRIAFVRAVKRDGRTVGYVGMSVQGEAVSNYLSPIKIGDNGYCYMFDRTGKILAHPDGSLIFKDMSGQSFIQEGLRQKNGFIEYEWKGALKYMAFGQVERTGWIVALAAERDDFLQEADRMRYGLILVGTVALVVILVLVYAIIRRLVSRPLGIIAEKSAQVSGGDLSVDLSGRFSGELARLRDSFRDMVASIGAVVEDIQSGSENVASGAEELSATAEALAQGATAQAAGVDRLSGAIEQMSASIETTASNAKATESLAARAAKDAREGGEAVAEAVEAMGNIAEKISIIEEIARQTNLLALNAAIEAARAGEHGKGFAVVAAEVRKLAERSGIAANEISELSASSMDVANRAGKMLERLVPDIQKTSELIREINASTQEQNAGAADINAATLELDHVIQQNAAASEETSSTSEELSGQAVQLQQTVSYFKLHRTSGPAPTARSTVAVRTPAPALTGGKPGKDGFEKF; translated from the coding sequence GTGAAACTTTCCAATATAGGCATAGGGCAAAGGCTGGTCGCCGTACTGGCGCTGCTGCTGCTCGCCATGGTCGTTTTTTTCCTGGTCTGGGTATCCATCGGGACCAAGAACCTGACCCTGTCGGTGGTTCAGAAAACCCTGGGCCAGAACACGCGCAGCGTCACCGCCACCCTGGACGGCTGGATCGATGACCGCATGCGGTTCCTCGGCCTGGCCGCTTCCTCGGACGAGGTGGTCGAGGCCGCGTCGGACGGCGACTGGCGGCGGGCCGAGGCCTGGCTGCTCAAGGCCCAGGCCCAGGATCCCATGCTGGAATCCCTGTTCGTGCACGACGCGAAGGGCGTCAGCGTGGTCACCACCAATCCGGGCGGGCGGGGCAAGGACTACCGTTCGCGGCCCTACTACAAGGCCATCATCACCGAGGGCCGGGACGAGTACATCTCGGAAGTGACCCTGTCTCCGGCCACCAACAAGCCCAGGATCGCATTCGTCCGCGCCGTCAAGCGCGACGGCAGGACCGTGGGCTATGTGGGCATGTCCGTGCAGGGCGAGGCGGTTTCCAACTACCTCTCCCCGATCAAGATCGGCGACAACGGCTACTGCTACATGTTCGACCGCACCGGCAAGATCCTGGCCCACCCGGATGGTTCGCTGATCTTCAAGGACATGAGCGGACAAAGCTTCATCCAGGAGGGGCTGCGCCAAAAGAACGGTTTCATCGAGTACGAATGGAAGGGCGCGCTCAAGTACATGGCCTTCGGCCAGGTCGAACGCACCGGCTGGATCGTGGCCCTGGCCGCCGAGCGCGACGACTTTCTCCAGGAAGCCGACAGGATGCGGTACGGACTCATACTGGTCGGCACCGTGGCCCTTGTCGTCATCCTCGTCCTGGTCTACGCGATCATCCGCAGGCTCGTGTCGCGGCCCCTCGGCATCATCGCCGAGAAGTCGGCCCAGGTCAGCGGCGGCGACCTGTCCGTGGACCTCTCCGGAAGGTTCAGCGGCGAACTGGCCCGGTTGCGCGACTCCTTCCGGGACATGGTCGCCAGCATCGGCGCGGTGGTCGAGGACATCCAGTCCGGCAGCGAGAACGTCGCCTCCGGGGCCGAGGAGCTGTCGGCCACGGCCGAGGCCCTGGCCCAGGGCGCGACCGCCCAGGCTGCGGGCGTGGACCGGCTGTCCGGCGCCATCGAGCAGATGAGCGCCTCCATCGAGACCACCGCCTCCAACGCCAAGGCCACCGAATCCCTGGCCGCCCGGGCCGCCAAGGACGCCCGGGAGGGCGGCGAGGCCGTGGCCGAGGCGGTCGAGGCCATGGGCAACATCGCGGAGAAGATCTCCATCATCGAGGAGATCGCCCGCCAGACCAACCTCCTGGCCCTGAACGCCGCCATCGAGGCCGCCCGCGCCGGGGAACACGGCAAGGGGTTCGCCGTGGTTGCCGCCGAGGTGCGCAAGCTCGCCGAGCGGTCCGGCATCGCGGCCAACGAGATCAGCGAACTGTCCGCTTCGAGCATGGACGTGGCCAACCGCGCCGGGAAAATGCTCGAACGGCTCGTCCCGGATATCCAGAAGACCTCGGAACTCATCCGGGAAATCAACGCCTCCACGCAGGAACAGAACGCCGGCGCGGCCGACATCAACGCGGCCACCTTGGAACTCGACCACGTCATCCAGCAGAATGCCGCGGCCTCCGAGGAAACCTCCTCCACCTCCGAGGAACTCTCCGGCCAGGCCGTCCAGCTGCAACAGACCGTCAGTTACTTCAAGCTGCACCGAACCTCCGGCCCGGCCCCGACGGCCCGGTCCACGGTGGCCGTCCGGACCCCGGCCCCGGCCCTGACCGGTGGCAAGCCCGGCAAGGACGGGTTCGAAAAGTTCTGA
- a CDS encoding sigma-54 interaction domain-containing protein, which translates to MPFPRNLPLEAVFASIADGLFTVDADWNVTYFNEAARRITGISEEDALGRKCWDVFRSSLCDGQCALKACIHQGGRIVNKSIFIVRSDGTTLPISISASPLKDRDGNVVGGVETFRDLTDIHVSRQQAKDIYRFENIVGRSQALEKIFRILPQVSRSEATTLLLGKSGTGKELFARAIHSLSPRKDGPFVAVNCGALPDALLESELFGYKAGAFTDARADKPGRFELADGGTVFLDEIGDMPQNLQVKLLRFLQEKTFEPLGGVTPVRADVRVVAATNRDLEEAVAEGTFRQDLFYRLNVVTLTLPPLTERQEDLPLLIDHFLAEFNGLRDKAIRGISEDALHVLMHHDFPGNVRELENILEYAFILCPDGFIQVEHLPEYLHPAAGRDHAPDGLSGTMDAIKRRAARQAVRRNNGGRMAACRELGITKDTLRRLLADPETGE; encoded by the coding sequence ATGCCGTTTCCCAGGAACCTACCGCTCGAGGCCGTGTTCGCCTCCATCGCCGACGGACTGTTCACCGTGGACGCGGACTGGAACGTGACCTATTTCAACGAGGCCGCCCGGCGCATCACCGGCATCTCCGAGGAGGACGCCCTGGGGCGCAAGTGCTGGGACGTGTTCCGCTCGTCCCTGTGCGACGGACAATGCGCCCTCAAGGCGTGCATCCACCAGGGCGGGCGGATCGTCAACAAGTCCATCTTCATTGTCCGCTCGGACGGCACCACCCTGCCCATCTCCATCTCGGCCTCGCCGCTCAAGGACCGCGACGGCAACGTGGTCGGCGGGGTGGAGACCTTCCGCGACCTGACCGACATCCATGTTTCCCGGCAGCAGGCCAAGGACATCTACCGCTTCGAGAACATCGTGGGCCGCTCCCAGGCCCTGGAAAAGATCTTCCGCATCCTGCCCCAGGTCAGCCGGTCCGAGGCGACCACCCTGCTCCTGGGCAAGAGCGGCACGGGCAAGGAGCTCTTCGCCCGGGCCATCCACTCCCTGAGCCCGCGCAAGGACGGACCGTTCGTGGCCGTGAACTGCGGGGCCCTGCCCGACGCCCTGCTCGAATCCGAACTGTTCGGCTACAAGGCGGGCGCGTTCACCGACGCGCGCGCGGACAAGCCGGGCCGGTTCGAACTGGCCGACGGCGGCACGGTCTTCCTGGACGAAATCGGGGACATGCCCCAGAACCTCCAGGTCAAGCTGCTGCGCTTCCTCCAGGAAAAGACCTTCGAGCCGCTGGGCGGCGTCACCCCGGTCCGCGCCGACGTGCGCGTGGTGGCCGCCACCAACCGCGACCTCGAGGAAGCCGTGGCCGAGGGGACCTTCCGCCAGGACCTCTTCTACCGCCTCAACGTGGTCACCCTGACCCTGCCGCCCCTGACCGAGCGCCAGGAGGACCTGCCCCTGCTCATCGACCACTTCCTGGCCGAGTTCAACGGCCTGCGCGACAAGGCCATCCGGGGGATCAGCGAGGACGCCCTGCACGTGCTCATGCACCACGACTTCCCGGGCAACGTGCGCGAGCTGGAAAACATCCTGGAATACGCCTTCATCCTCTGCCCGGACGGGTTCATCCAGGTGGAGCACCTCCCGGAATACCTGCACCCCGCCGCGGGACGTGACCATGCGCCCGACGGGCTGTCCGGCACCATGGACGCCATCAAGCGCCGCGCCGCGCGCCAGGCCGTGCGCCGCAACAACGGCGGGCGCATGGCCGCCTGCCGCGAGCTGGGGATCACCAAGGACACCCTGCGCCGCTTGCTGGCCGATCCGGAAACGGGCGAATAA